The genomic stretch GACCCGGCCAAGCTCGCCGCGCTCTCCGCCGGCCAGGTGCCGTTCTACGAGCCCGGACTGCCCGAACTCATCACGAAGCACGTCGCCAGCGGCCTGCTCCGCTTCACCGCCGACATCGCGTCGGCCGTGGCCGCGGCGGACGTCCACTTCGTCTGCGTCGGCACCCCGCAGAAGGCCGGGTCGCACGCCGCGAACCTGGCCTACGTCGAGAGCGCCACGCGCGGTGTGGCGGAGAACCTCACCCACCCGGGCCTCATCGTCGGCAAGTCGACCGTGCCCGTCGGCACCGCGGCCCGACTGCGCGGTATCGTCAGCGAGTTCACGCCCGCCGGCATCGACGCCGAGCTGATCTGGAACCCCGAGTTCCTCCGCGAGGGCAAGGCCGTCGAGGACACCCTGCACCCGGACCGCCTGGTCTGGGGCGGTGCCTCCGAGGCCGCCGACGCCGTGATCCGCGAGGTCTACGCCGCCCCGATCAGCGAGGGCACCCCGGTCATCACGACCGACCTCGCCACCGCCGAGCTCGTCAAGGTCAGTGCGAACGCGTTCCTCGCCACGAAGATCTCGTTCATCAACGCGATCTCCGAGATGTGTGCGATCGCCGGGGCCGACGTCACGACGCTCGCCGACGCCCTGGGCCACGACGCCCGCATCGGACGGAAGTTCCTCAACGCCGGCCTCGGATTCGGCGGTGGCTGCCTGCCGAAGGACATCCGAGCCCTCATGCACCGCGCGAACGAGATCGGTGCCGGCCGGGTCGTCGGGCTCATGCAGCAGGTGGACGAGATCAACATGGGCCAGCGCCAGCGGGTCATCGACATGGCGATCGAGTCCGCCGGGGGATCGGTGCTGAACCGTCGCATCGCCGTCGTCGGGGCCGCGTTCAAGCCCCTCACCGACGACGTCCGCGACTCCCCGGCGCTCAACGTCGCCGCCGCTCTACACCTCCGCGGTGCGCAGGTGACGCTGTGGGACCCGGAGGCGATGGAGACCGCTCGCCGCTCGTTCCCGACCCTCACCTACGCCGGGTCGATGACGGAGGCCATCGAGGGCGCCGACCTCGTCCTCGTGCTCACCGAGTGGGACGAGGTCGTCGAGGCCGATCCGGTCGCCCTCGCGGCCGTCGTCGGCCAGCGTGTCGTGATCGACGCGCGCAACTGCCTCCCGACCGGACGCTGGGTCGGGGCGGGGTGGACCGTCCGTTCCCTGGGCCGGCCCACCCCGGTCGCGGGTGCTCCCGTGAGCGTCGCCGCGGGCACGATCGACGCGCTGGCCACCAGCCGCTGACCGTCCCGAGGTGGAGCGGGGCCCGTGCCGGGGGCGGCGCGGGCCCCGCTCTCGTGCGCGCCGGCGCCTGCGCGCGTCCGCCGCGCGCGTCGCCGAGGCTCGGCCTGGCGGACACCGTGCGCCGCCCGCGTGCCGCGATCTGTCCGCCCAGCCGAGCCTCGGCGCTGCGGTGGAGGTGACGGCCTGGAGGCCCGGTGCCGGTCCGACGGGCTGGCACCGGGCCTCCAGGCGTCCGCCGGGCGTGCGCCGGTCCGCCGGTCCGCAGGGCGCCGCACGCGTGGCCGAGCCTCGGCCTGGCGGACACGTTGCGTCGTCCGTGTGCCGCGAAGTGTCCGCCCAGCCGAGGCTCGGCTCCGCCGGAGGCCGCCCGCCGGAGGCCGCCCGCCCGCCGTTCGCACGCCTCGCGCGGGCGCGCGGAAGGGCCCTGCACCTGACGGTGCGGGGCCCTTCGCGGTGGTGCGTGGAGCGTCAGACGCCGAAGTACAGCTCGTACTCGAACGGGTGCGGACGCTGCGCCATCGGGAGGATCTCCTTCTCGCGCTTGTAGTCGATCCAGGTCTGGATCAGGTCCTCGGTGAAGACGTTGCCCTTGAGGAGGAACTCGTGGTCCGCCTCGAGCGCGTCCAGCGCGGCACCGAGCGAGGCCGGCACCTGCGGGATGTTCTTCGCCTCTTCCGGGGGGAGCTCGTAGAGGTCCTTGTCGACCGGCTCGTGCGGCTCGATGCGGTTCTGGATGCCGTCGAGGCCCGCCATCAGCTGCACGGCGAACGCCAGGTACGGGTTGCCGGAGGCGTCGGGCGCACGGAACTCGATGCGCTTGGCCTTCGGGTTCGTGCCGGTGATCGGGATACGGATCGACGCCGAGCGGTTGCCCGCCGAGTAGACCAGGTTGACGGGGGCCTCGAAGCCGGGGATCAGACGGTGGTACGAGTTGATCGTCGGGTTCGTGAACGCCAGGACGGCCGGGGCGTGCTTGAGCAGGCCACCGATGTACCAGCGGGCCAGGTCGGACAGGCCGCCGTAGCCGTTCTCGTCGTAGAACAGCGGGGTGCCGTCGGACCACAGCGACTGGTGGGTGTGCATGCCCGAGCCGTTGTCACCGAAGAGCGGCTTCGGCATGAAGGTCGCGACCTTGCCCCACTGCTCGGCCGTGTTCTTCACGATGTACTTGAACTTGAGGATGTCGTCCGCGGCGTGGACGAGCGTGTCGAACTTGTAGTTGATCTCCTGCTGGCCGCCGGTGCCCACCTCGTGGTGCGCACGCTCGAGCTCGAGGCCCGCGTCGATCAGCTTGAGGGAGATGTCGTCGCGGAGGTCAGCGGTCTTGTCGACCGGCGACACCGGGAAGTAGCCACCCTTGTACGGGGTCTTGTTGGCGAGGTTGCCGCCCTCTTCTTCGCGACCGGTGTTCCAGGCGCCCTCTTCGGAGTCGACCGAGAAGAACGCCTCGTTCTGGGTGACCGAGTAGCGGACGTCGTCGAAGATGTAGAACTCGGCTTCGGGGGCGAAGAACGCGGTGTCCGCGATGCCGGTCGAGGCGAGGTACTTCTCCGCCTTCTTGGCGACCTGGCGCGGGTCACGGCCGTAGATCTCGCCGTTGCGCGGGTTGTAGATGTCGAACACCATGATCAGCGTGCGCTCCGCACGGAACGGGTCCACGTACGCCGTCGTCACGTCGGGGATGAGCTGCATGTCCGACTCGTGGATCGACGCGAAGCCGCGGATCGAGGAGCCGTCGAAGAGCTGACCGACGGCGAAGAAGTCCTCGTCGACCGTTGATGCGGGGATGTTGAAGTGCTGCTGGACCCCGGGGAGGTCCGTGAAGCGGATGTCGAGGAACTTGACGTCCGTGTCCTTGATGAAGGCAAGCACCTCGGAGGAATCGCTGAACATACGAGTCGGTCTCCTGTGGGGTTGGGTGGTGTCGAGGGAACCAGGAGGCACCCTCCGACGAGGGTATTGACATGGAGTTTCCCGGACGTGACTGGGTTGTTTCCAGCGTGTTACGTGCCGGGGGACCGCCTACGCTGGTGACATGGCCCGCTCCACTCTGCCCTCCTCGCCCGATGCCGGTTCCGGGCGCACCGAGTGGCCGGGCAAGATCCTCGGTCTCCCCGAGTCCGGACCGCGCAGCATGGGCTCGTTCGGCCGCCGGTTCCTGGCGCTCGTGATCGACTGGGCACTGGCGTCGCTGCTGTCCCTGGCCTTCGGGACGTACGGGGCGGCGGGCAACTTCGTGACGCTCGGCATCTTCGCGGCACTGCAGGTCGTGTTCATCGCGCTGCTGTCCGGGTCGTTCGGGCACGTGTGCCTCGGGCTCCGGGTCGTCCCGGTCCGTGGCGGCTACGTCGGGGTGTGGCGGCCGCTCGTCCGCACGGTGCTGCTCTGCATCGTCGTGCCGGTGCTCATCCACGCGAAGGACGGGCGGCCGCTGCACGACGCGGTCGCCGGCACGGTGCTCGTCCGCCGCTGAGGCCCTGTCGGTGCCCCGCGCAGAGGTCGCACGACCTGCCGGGCCCCGTCCGCCGAGGTCGCACGACCCGCCGTGGCCGCTCGGCCGAGGTCGCACGATCTGCCGCCCCGACGCCAGGCGCGCGGCACATCGTGCGACCTCGACCGGCGCCACGCCTCACCTGCACGCCACACAGCACGACGCCCCCGATCCGCAACGGGATCGAGGGCGTCGAGGTGCTCGGACGACCGAGGTCAGCGCGGGCGACCGGCACGGACCCGCGTCGGGTCGATGCCCTTGGGGATCGCAGCGGCCGGACCGTGGGTGAGGGAGTCGAGACGGTTCGAGACCGCCAGGACCTCGTTGCGGTTCAGCGCCTTCTTGTACTTGTTCATGGCACGCGGCAGCTTGTGGAGGGTGACCTCGTCCTTCCCGTCACCGACGTTGACGACGTGGATCGGGACGTTCGGCACGATGCGCGCGACCTTGCGCCGCTCTTCCTCGACCTGGCGCTTGAGGTTCGTGACCGGGCCCTCGGTGATCAGGACGACACCCGGGGTGCCGACGGCACGGTAGACGGCCGCCTGCGACCGGCCGTGGACGGCGACGGGCATCTCACTGGAGCGCCACTGCCGACGCAGCGAGTTCGACAGGACGGCGCCGACGGCACCGGGCTGGCCCTCGATCTGCG from Curtobacterium sp. MCLR17_032 encodes the following:
- a CDS encoding UDP-glucose/GDP-mannose dehydrogenase family protein, with protein sequence MTAPKKSADTRPAPVISVIGTGYLGATHAAAMAEMGFETIGVDVDPAKLAALSAGQVPFYEPGLPELITKHVASGLLRFTADIASAVAAADVHFVCVGTPQKAGSHAANLAYVESATRGVAENLTHPGLIVGKSTVPVGTAARLRGIVSEFTPAGIDAELIWNPEFLREGKAVEDTLHPDRLVWGGASEAADAVIREVYAAPISEGTPVITTDLATAELVKVSANAFLATKISFINAISEMCAIAGADVTTLADALGHDARIGRKFLNAGLGFGGGCLPKDIRALMHRANEIGAGRVVGLMQQVDEINMGQRQRVIDMAIESAGGSVLNRRIAVVGAAFKPLTDDVRDSPALNVAAALHLRGAQVTLWDPEAMETARRSFPTLTYAGSMTEAIEGADLVLVLTEWDEVVEADPVALAAVVGQRVVIDARNCLPTGRWVGAGWTVRSLGRPTPVAGAPVSVAAGTIDALATSR
- the glnA gene encoding type I glutamate--ammonia ligase encodes the protein MFSDSSEVLAFIKDTDVKFLDIRFTDLPGVQQHFNIPASTVDEDFFAVGQLFDGSSIRGFASIHESDMQLIPDVTTAYVDPFRAERTLIMVFDIYNPRNGEIYGRDPRQVAKKAEKYLASTGIADTAFFAPEAEFYIFDDVRYSVTQNEAFFSVDSEEGAWNTGREEEGGNLANKTPYKGGYFPVSPVDKTADLRDDISLKLIDAGLELERAHHEVGTGGQQEINYKFDTLVHAADDILKFKYIVKNTAEQWGKVATFMPKPLFGDNGSGMHTHQSLWSDGTPLFYDENGYGGLSDLARWYIGGLLKHAPAVLAFTNPTINSYHRLIPGFEAPVNLVYSAGNRSASIRIPITGTNPKAKRIEFRAPDASGNPYLAFAVQLMAGLDGIQNRIEPHEPVDKDLYELPPEEAKNIPQVPASLGAALDALEADHEFLLKGNVFTEDLIQTWIDYKREKEILPMAQRPHPFEYELYFGV
- a CDS encoding RDD family protein produces the protein MARSTLPSSPDAGSGRTEWPGKILGLPESGPRSMGSFGRRFLALVIDWALASLLSLAFGTYGAAGNFVTLGIFAALQVVFIALLSGSFGHVCLGLRVVPVRGGYVGVWRPLVRTVLLCIVVPVLIHAKDGRPLHDAVAGTVLVRR
- a CDS encoding DUF4191 domain-containing protein, yielding MARSSSSSSPAKEPGRLKQMYQVFTMTRRADPSSVWWFALAFLGPVVVGVLAALLIPGQNWLAITLWIIAGVMLGVLLFLIVLSRLAERAAYSQIEGQPGAVGAVLSNSLRRQWRSSEMPVAVHGRSQAAVYRAVGTPGVVLITEGPVTNLKRQVEEERRKVARIVPNVPIHVVNVGDGKDEVTLHKLPRAMNKYKKALNRNEVLAVSNRLDSLTHGPAAAIPKGIDPTRVRAGRPR